The following nucleotide sequence is from Labeo rohita strain BAU-BD-2019 chromosome 3, IGBB_LRoh.1.0, whole genome shotgun sequence.
ttaagaacattatttgaagaaatttaaaggtgattttctcagtattttgatttttttgcaccctcagattcctgatttttaaatagttgtatctcggccaaatattgacctatcctaacaaactatatatcaataaaaagcttatttattccgcttttcatatgatgtataaattctcaaaactcaattttgaaaaaaatgacccttatgactggttttgtgatccagggtcacattttggaTCAGACCATATCCGCACAGGTCATATCAGATATAAATTGAAGCTCTGGCCAGTCATAGCTTATATGCCTCATGCGCTTAAAATAGGCTTTCAGTCGAAAGTAACATCCTCACAATCCACCTATACTGCCTAGAGGTTTTTTCCACACGCACGCCTTCCCCCTCACATGGAGAACACAGCATAGACCTCATCAGAGACTTCCTTTTACATGTACTCCGCCTGCTGaacattttccatttcaatCCCAGGCCAATAAACACATATAACCCTTTTTATACATTCTGACACTCTGACTGGTGTGTGAACGGTTTTATATACCATGGTCATCTTTCTTTCATCCGCTAGAGGGATCTGCCGTGCAGCCAGGGTGTTTTCAGTCAAACAGAGGGGTGTTGATTAACATTGCTCAAGTCCAGAAGCAGAGTGAGGAGAGGAGGAAGTCAGGATTTCACTTTTTTCCACAATTAGGTGCTGCAGCTGTTTTACTGAAGACTTACATATATCACGCTCTTGTCTATTTGTGGAAAGCAGCTACCGAGTTTTTCTATGCAGGATAGCAGCAAAGAgacaaattattataaataaattactttctACTTATGCTTTCAGCGAGTTTAAACAGCTGACTCCAATATTTACTTTAGCATACAATTGAAATTATTCAGTGAGAAACAACTTCGTGAAGCTTTGTCCAGGCAGGCAGCAGTCTGAAATCTGACTCAAATCGATTTCATCATCACAGAAGTGATGCATGCGCCTCATGAGTTTTGTAACATGGCTAGATGTTATGATAGATGTATGCAGAGGCGACTTTCTCCATGTTTACACCTCACTACTCCCAGGTGTAGAAAAAAGACAAGTTTCTTGACAGACATCAGAGCTACCATATAGAGCGGTGTTTCCAAAGCCTACTAAGGCAACTAAAATCAGTTACTGAAAACTAAATCGGATTTGTGTACAGTGTGAACAGAGGAAACGTTCATATATAAACACCGAAATAATCATGACACATTAACTGTTTTTTCACTGTATGTGGAAGCGACCCTTTATTAATCGTTTCAGTCTACAAAGAATTGAGAGAAAATACAAAGGCATCCAGAAAGGCAAAGACAAGATAGTGCAATTTAGTCTCTTTGCATAAATTAGGAACAAGCGCTGTTAAGGACAAGGGTGTAGACGTCTTCTTGttctttagtttgtttttaacccTCTGGTCCAGCACTGGGCGACTGAATTCCCTGGACACGTTTAGAAGTCAGGACGGTCCTTCCTCAGCTTGCTGTAGTCCATGTTCACGGAGAAGAACTTGAAAAAGAAAACCAGAAAACTGAGAATACAAAATAAGCAGTTTAACAACACGCACTCGGCAAAACCCATTAACTCCGCTGCCTGTTTAAGTATTGAACTTGAACTCGACTCCACATCAAATTCACATTAAGACACGAGCATGATTAGATTTGTACCAACTAACGGAACACATAAAATGAGCTTATGGAGCGCTTAATGAATTAAACTCATTAAGATCTGAGATTAGGTCCTGATACGGTCCTTCAGTCACATCTCTTAATAGGATCCCCTTAGGCTCTCCGACAACAATGGCGGGTTAAGCGCTGTACTAACTCCACATATGCTGGTCAGTTAGCttacaaactcaaaattacTGTTGCATGCTGGATGCTAAACATCCTGAAGAGTGCTTTATCATCACATTAAAAGAACATTTGGAATCAAAGCTAAAGTTTTATCAATTACCACGGACTAGAACTTTGACTTGTCCCttggttcattaaaaaataaaataaaataaaaatcaagtcaAGATCATGTTTAAAGACAGTTAAAATGAACATCAAGGTAAGGACTTACAGTTCTTCAGTACAAAAAAAAGGATTGTTTGTGCAGTAAAgttgtttaaatttttcatCACATGCTAGAGTCATGATAAACGTTATTCTTATAACATTGGGTTTTTTAGTTAACATCCCAATGACTCTACAGTGAAACCAAATAACTATgtgcaaatgtgaaaaatttAGGCACAATGTTGTGAGTGACCTGATTGAAGATCATCAAGAAAAGGAtccaaaatgaaaactcaaaatttAATTATGTGCATTTATAGACTAACAAGGTGTGTGCGTGTTTTGAACTGCAGCAGTGCATAAAATCAGTTTTTAGCAGTTCATTTTGcagtaaatgcataaatgagtTAATGTGGACTGGCATCTGTTCTAAGTTCAGGTCAGGCCAACCATCCCGTAATGAGAAACATTTAGAAACCTGCTGTCTTGTTTTTCCGCCAAAATAAAGGTGTATGGTTTAACAAATAAAAGGCATTaacattaattgtaattttgctGTTGTACagaaatattcatattattattaatacattacaatattacaacagtaatattgctaTAGTAGTTTCTTTATTAATTTGTCTATTTTTGTATATGCTAATGTCTATGCACATCAGGGTCCGATGTGCCACATCAGGGTTAACCTTTCCATTAGGGGGCAATATTTTCCCCCAGAACTGAtttccaggggcattttttaaatatttgtgagggCAATTTTTATGATCACCATActatgtctttaatgtcaaatacttataTTGTAAACTGTTGACAATAACAAAACACTCTAAAATAGTGTCTTAAGCTCATAAGGCtgtaataatgacaaaaatcattattgtacattattgctctttaaattgtaatgactattaatattgatattaacgataaacatttttgttttttctcggGCACATCACATTCTGGCTTTACAGACAAACATGTCAGCCTTGTCTGGCACAAGGTATTATTGCTTTTTATACTGttatatgtttattaatatcgatacagaaaaccaaataaaacgtttttgttttaagCACGTTACACTGGCTTCAGAGACAAACATTTTGGTCCATTATGTTAGCCTAGCACAAGTTAAGCAAAACTCCCATTATAACCACTGAAGCTacgaaattaatattttatttacattgtatctGCACCTTATCTGTGTtatttatgatgagggaattcacAAGCATTCACACTCATCAACAGCTCTGGtgttttcagcgctgactaatccATGCACATTTGATTGGCCAATGAATTCCAAAGTTCAacagaaatgcatttgattGGTTTTTAAGGCTCAACACTGCACAAACGTGTCACAGTGCGATGTGAATTCCTCGTGAATtgacatttttcattcattttcatatttcattttaattgcaaaaGCCGTAATATATTGTTAAATTGTGCAGAGGCATTTTTTGCCACTGTGCCTTGGACTTATGGAGCATTTTAGTGAATTTTTGTGGTAcattaatttctgaccctgataGACATGAGCCTCTTTCACACAGTGATTCCGGAAAATACACGGATAATGTGTCCCGTGATTTGTCccagaatcatttgattttggtTCATTCACACTGCCAGTGATTTTCCGGAATATGTGTGCGTTTACACACAACCCGTAAAGATCCCGTAAAGACATGTGAGATTTGGATGTGACGTGTAATGCGATGCATACAGTTAAACGTGCGAACGATCTCCACTTCTGCGCTGATAGTGATAGTGAGGAGCTCCTTGATCGCTGATTCATTCCAgtttgcacatattttttaatCGTGAAGGTTTATCTGCCTTCAGAACACCCAGTAAAAGAACTGCACGATAACCTGCGTCATCACTACAACACAGCCTTTACGGCATTGGTTCTGGCTTTTGTTCACACAGCACTCTTTCCGGGACTGATCCTGGCAATGTTATTAGGTCCCCAACCCGGGATCGTTCCCAAAATCAATCCCGGAACGTGTTTGCATTCACACAGGAGGCACTACTGCAATTTTCTGGAATCAACACGCAGTGTGAAAGGGGCtatgtatatatacaaacacttttaaaagaaatattacattaaatattgtaaatatgaaaaataataatcatagtaattattattgtataggATTGTTGAATGTTTTCCATAAAACTGTGGGTTTCATTCACTAAGCTTGTGTGTAcgaacaattttaaaaacaattaaaaaaaaaaaaattatataatccatatataaattaaaaaattaaagtattaaataatgcaatttagtTTCATCTTACATACATTCCATCACATACAGTGAAAGAGAAAAGCGGCATTATTTAATCTGGGTCTGTATAAAAGGTGTATATTGTGAGAACTGGTGAGAATGACACACTTGGCATTggtttttttatctcaaaattgtgtttacatctcgcaattctgagaaaagccTGAATTGCGCAATACAAACTGCAATTGTgagatgaatttttttttttttttttttttttttttttatgttttattctatggcagaaacaagcttctaTAGGTGAGAGCACATCTGCAAACAGCTGCAAGTTTGACGAGAGTGACGAAAGGCTGTGAGGAAAGCGTGTGCGGAAAGCCCTTATATGGAGGCGGTTTGGTCGTGTTTTATGCAAATTACTAACCTTGTGCATGCGGTCGTTCATTTAGAATACTCCAAATTCACTACAATCAGAATAATGTTCAGAACAAATTCACGCATGTACGAATGTGTTGTGAATTATGTGGAGACTTTTAATGAGTTCTCCTGTAAACTTAGTGAATAAGACCCACTGGACACACACCATTTTTCTGAAGTctatcattattaaaaaagctTAGCTTTCTCATGCCTACTTTTGAATGCTATTACTGTGGCAAAGTAATGTTCTGTCACTTTAAAAACTGTAAGCAAAGAGCCCTTCAGTTGCTTGTTCAACAGGCTTCCATTCAAAGACCTTTACTATAAATGCCACTTCGCAGGGCACTTTACGGTCGAATAGAACAATTGCCGTACGTGATAAGggatacataaaaaaatgatcTGGTGTAAATGATCATGTTGATGTATCATACCTTGTACTGTTCATTGGGCCCCAGTTTATTCCAGGGCTCTgggttgtttgttttgtcccaACTGTGGATGAAACAAATGAGTGCAGAAATGAATGAGGCATGCATGATAAACTTAAACACAACGATGGCCTGAACATCTGAGCAGCACTGTTGTTCTCTCCCAATTGTTTGTGTCAAGATATGAAGAATCACAAATCAGATTAATCTCAATAACAATCATTCCTCAGCAGGCCTGTTTTTGTCTATTGTGAGAGACAGATGATTAATACATTTCTATCTTCTGGAGAACAGATGCTTACCAGACATCTGGGTTACGCAAGGCCAGGCGAGCCAGATATGTCAGAGACATGGTGCATCCACCGCCAATGAAAATAAACAGTGGGATCAACTATGATGAGAggtgaacaaaaaacaaaataaaaataaatataacacaagTCGAATGACTTGAGGATGTAATAAACTTCAAAAACATGGTTGATGACCATCTAGTACGGTGATTCGCAACTGGTTTTGCTGGCAAGCTGCCAacctaaaaaatattatttattgtacataAGCAAATAAAATGTCCAAAACCATTCGACAGACCTCCAGTTGAGAACCACAATTCTAGATTATACAGTAATAGATGACATTACTGTTACATAGAATGTAACAAAGGTTGCTTtatgaaacacaaaacatttaaacaactcaaatataataaatcaaaaactttCCACAGCTGCAAAACGTCACATGCTGTTCAGTCTTCAGAAGTTCAGAAGACGTGGCCCATGAAAGCAAAATATGGTGTcaagcaacaaaaaaaatattgagaatacGGAAATAACAGCTATAAACggtttaaaagtaaaagtgcatTTGACCGCACTTGCTGTCCTTAGTATAACACGCTCGTCCTTGAGCCCCAGACGACCAGTGCCGTCACGTGACACGAAGGCCTCCTTGTGGTAATTGcgcacataaaataaaactcgttgtaatatcatttaatttaaaattaaatgtaaaaagcacCCAATTATTTACATAAAGCCTCGCAATAAATACATGTGGCACGCGTAAAACAATGGGAAAGTGTGTTTGCTTGTGACACTTCCGACTGATTTGACACTTTGACACGTACGTGAACATTTTGTTAGCTTCACAAAGCatatatttgttgtttattcTAGTATCTATATTATTACTACATCATTTTGAGATTGCACTAAAAAGCCGATTAAATCATTTAGAGCAGATACTTCCATAaactgttttaattgttttaataatttccattcattttccagACCTGGGAATCCCTATTTTAAAATTTCGggtaatttaatcatgacatATTTTCggattaattatttattgttaattctgagatataaatatCGAGACTGGTGGTATGTCTTAGCATTCCGCAGCAGGGACGCTAACAGGTTAGCGGGAGCGTTTTTACAACACCTTTTTGCCATCGTCTTTACAGGGTAAATCGTCCCGAAATCATCATTGACTTACGGCAGGGTGGCTTCTGAGTTGCCGGCTGACTGTGCCCAGCATTGCGATTGTTGAGATGTTATAAAATCTCCCAAAAACGTACAAAAAGAAATGGATTAAGCGTGGCTCGTTTGCGAGCTTTAGCAAGACCGCTCCAGTACTGAGAGAATAGGACACAGTCCGCGGGGGGCTTATAGAGTTtgcctgttttttattttatactttgaCATACTTTGCCCTCTCCTTTCTGTTAATAAATACTTGCTACAGTGCAATAAttgaaatgttaataataataatattaataataacacaaatga
It contains:
- the ndufa4a gene encoding cytochrome c oxidase subunit NDUFA4L; translated protein: MLGTVSRQLRSHPALIPLFIFIGGGCTMSLTYLARLALRNPDVCWDKTNNPEPWNKLGPNEQYKFFSVNMDYSKLRKDRPDF